tattttcctctctcctgaccacggtcatggtaaccaactacgctaagcgcagagtgaagttgcgaattgaaagagcgaagtttaaatttgtcttaattgttttatgCAATAgcgcagtgttattgttcaactttctcatagaaaaaacaatggattaaccaattcattttattgtacatttgttgacacgttgatgagacaatgtgtaaaataaaaacataatttttccagtttttcttaatagtttctcctaccttctaaaaatagaacttagaaataaataaaaatgttattcaccggccttggtcggtccgtattagGAAAaacaagacctcgggcacagtttttttccaatacggacctcccggccagTGAATAACAAATATATATTTCCTAGTACAGCTCAGACGCGCCAAATTACAGCCAACAGATCTAATTCTTTTCTACTATACGTGCGTAAGGTCCgtaatggacctctttagcttgtacgttttgttttccaatttcagaccacgtgaggttactctagggaacagtttctttcaaatgtggTCTTATACACGTGCacatgtatgcataacttatgaaaaaacaaaaggaaaattcccttgggaacatcacgtggtctgaaatggaaaaacaaaacgtacaagctaaagaggtccattgatTATGCCGTTCAGGTATTTTATAACGCCATGCTGCAGTATCTCATCAACGAGCTCgtttgcattgagaaaaaggcGATCTCAATCATTAGTCCCGGCACGAGctacaacaacaatgatatgcGAGATTCTTGGTGTAACACCAATGGTGGATCATTTTGATTCGTTATGTGATAAGCTTTTCCATAGCATCGCAATCCGATAAAGATCATAGGCTGGACAGCTTACCCCCACCATTATATAAGAATTCAAGGTACAATTTAAGAAACCATAGTCTTTACAGTATGCCTTATATCCGCACCAATAAGCCGAATGAAAGAATTGTTTTATACTTGCCCGCCAAGCAAATCGAATTTTATAggtaaattattattagtggAACTTGTAACAATCATTGTGAGTTATTTTCCAAATTATATATCATAGTTGTAAGAAATGTAATCAAGGTTTTATTATAATCATTATGGTTATTGTTTACTACTTCTCTTTTAGAATAGTTAGCATCTACATTATactttgattattattattattattgtaatttaaataaattttagtATGTAAACAATTGCGTAATTCAGCCTATGGGCTGCAATGTGATATTAAGAAAcatctactttactttactttgctTTACTTTTATAGATTTCGTTGGTGATATAATAAATAGCCACATAAGTGGCCAAATAActccaaaaatatttttggttGTCTTTTTTTCCGAATTTCGATATCTAAGCAAAATTAGTGAGATCACTGGCAAAGTGCACAGCTTGTACTATTTATCCACTGGGGAGAAATATCGACCTACATAAAATCATAACTCAAGCATACCGgctaattaataataacaaccaCTTTATTTAATTGTCAATGGATTAAGCACAAGCGCACTAATTGGGCACAACAACCtccttgcttttcttatgttaatgatgttgttctcatgctaatttgTACTAATTTGCATGAGAAAAGCAGTGAAACtctttatcaaaacaaggtcaactccagcctcattTTCATTCAAAGGTCAGGTGACtttgcacacaactgtaaaatgatcaAATTCGTTTCCTGGGTCCTCTCTCATCCTCACTCGAGAAAGTGTCCTGGTTACGGCTCGTCAGGTGTCTGCTAGATTTTTGCAGATTCCAGATAATTGAAGGGAGGGGCATCATAATTTTTGTCTCCGTTAAACTCATCTACTGaatgcaaatttgatttttaTACAAAGACACGTAACCAGGGAACTTCCTCGAgcgaggaagagagaggacaatggaaacgaggttgtaaaattgtctatttttaaatgaaatgccTGGAGTCTGAGAAAACACCCTCCACATTTTCTGATCTAATACTTACTACTTGAGCAACttcattttaataatttaatttttcattaaAATTAAGATGGACTTATAAGGCGCTCAATACACCGTATAAAATTAGATATAATTACATGTGACTCGGTAAAAAAGGATCAAAGAAAAATCACGTCATTTCCCGTGCGATTTGCTAtcaatttttttcgtgaaacaTCAGAAGCCCTGGCCCTAGCCCAGGCACTATTTTggccccacctttgctgaacatGCATTTAATTCACAGCGGGTTTTTATAGATTTTGTTGATGACATAATGAATAGCAACACGGCTGGCCAAATAGATTAGTTGTAGTTGTCCTTTTTTCCGGATCTCCATGTCTCAGCAAACTAGTGAGATCACTCGGAAAGTGCACAGCtttcattagggagcttaagcaacgacaactgcgacggcaacgagaacgtcacaaatttgcatatttagtgggcaaaaacaatagccttgcacgccctgcacgtgttttttcacttttgtccatttctttgccgtcgtcagcaaaactacaacgtgaaatagccaaatatgaggttttatggacaacgtcattacttgaggataaatttgcattttctgccctaaattgagcgccgttcctaccagcgtcatttttgaggaactaccacacccccgtcatattaaaaaagttgaaatagtaacgaagcgattacaataacgcgaatgtataatttgagatgacgttctcgttgccgtcgccgttatcgttgcttaagctccctatttattTATCAAGACCTGGGAGAAATACCGacataaataaaaccattactGGAACGTACCGGCTAATCAAGAATTCCTTCGATATATTTCCATTTCCAATACTTGAAAAGTGACGACTGCTGGTGTCAGTACCGATCAActtgtttattattgttgttataatAAAATTAAGTGTCCTTCTTCATTACGAAAATAGAGATGCCACCCAAGGTCAAATAAGAGGTTAAGTTGtaccaaaataaaataataataataataataataaaaatgtagtGGAATGATATTTAATTGAAGGCCAAAGTCCAAATACAAATTCAATGAAGAGTTGTAAGTTGTAAGAGTTATCAGTTACTGTTGAGATTTAATTTAAACAGCTATGAGCGAATTATTAAGTGACTCATACAAATCTCTAAGCAGCGACCAGGTGCATCTCTTTGTATCTTTTTGACAGTTTACTTGGAGCAATAAACTTACAGATCGTGAAGGCATGTCAGTCATGAGAACATCTTTTcagggagttgagttattttattgaTACAAAGATGTATTTTATGACTCGCTCCGtgagcaggcaagatgaaccaaatcctgtGATGTGATTGGCGGGCAAGATGAGCTATCGTGCCAGCTCGGAATTTCTCGCTTGGctccgcaagatcaaagatcattttttggtgttttatcccatttAATCCTTTACTGACCAAGCTTGTccagtcaagatggctggatattggcgtCGTTCTCGGTCTATGaacacgcaaaaaagaacttggcggatatccagccatcttgacctcacgctttaGTTGGTCAATAACATGAAAGCATGGAACGTAATGTATAAGAAACCTTCTGCAAAACTAAGTAAAAGTAGGTGGAACCtcaaatcaaaaagaaaatacaggACCGTTTGCTATTTTTGaagacaacaaaaggaaaaataataataataataataataataataataataaaaaaaaaaaaataataataataataataatgatgataatgataatgataataatatgaaatcaagaATACTCCAAATATGGTGAACTTTTCTCACAGAAAAATAAAGTGTTTTCATAACCAAATGCAGTTTATAGAAATAAAGTTCTTCTCCAGCATTGATTAAGAAAATTCCCCCGAACGTTTCATTCGAAGTGTGAAGAGTTCTCACGTAGTATTCGGAATCTGTTgacattagggaacttaagataCGACGACGAAAtgagacgacgacgacgaccgGAAGTTGGATTTGCACAGATGCGCGTGCTGCGCATGTCTCCGTTTGTGATTTCGTCGTCCACGTTTCGTCGACGACGAAATTTGTAAGAGAAAGCGGTTCTGGGGAAAACGTAAGTAAAACTTGTGTCCTTGAAGCTCTTTTTAGGGGATTTCAACTGATTTTTCGAAGCTGTGTGCCTGGAAGAGTCTTACATGTCGAATAGATCGTTTTAGATTGAAGTTTTTGCTCATTTTACAGGCTCATTTGGCGAGCAGTTTGCACATGGCTACCTCGTGCCTGGCAGAAGAATCCGAGAAAACGTAAGCTACTGAGAGAGCCGTGTATTTCGAGAAACTTTTCTGAGAAACTTTTGCACCAACTTGGCACCTATTTCTTTGATTGTTTTGATATGGTTTTTATTGCAATCAGATCGACAAACAAGTACTTTCAGTGGACGACAGACCACGATGTTATCATGTGTAGGGAAGTGCTCGTGAGTGAACCGTACAAATTCAAGCTAAGGACCCCTGAAAGAGGGCAAGCATGGGAATCTGTGGCCCAGCAGCTCAACAGCATTCATCAGCCGATATTCAGGGTAACTACCAGATCTGTGCGTGACCGGTTTTCGTTGCTATCGACAAAATATGCACACAAATTAAGAATGGAGGAAAAAGCTTCTGGAATCGAGGTGGAGCAGTCAGAGCTAGAGAAACTGATAGAGGAAATTTTAGAGCGAGAAAAGAACGCCAAAAACGAACTGGAGTCAAAAGACCGTGAAAAGAAGAGTAAGGCGGAGAAGGAAAAGGCTTCAGCAGAAGAAGTCAGGAAACAAGCGATGGAGAGAATGGCCAAACGAAAAGGTGATGatgaggaaaacaaagaaaagaaaccaaagaTCAGACGAAGCACTGCTGATGCTATAGATTATTTGAGAGAGAAATCAAGTAACGAAAGGGAGTATAGGAAAGAGGAATTAGAGATCAGGAAGAGAGAAATCCAGTTGCAGGCTGAAAAGCAAGATCAAACTCAAAGGCAACAGCAGGCTATGTTTTCAGCAATGATGGCTCAAATtcagcagcaacaacagcaacaacaaaatatGATGTCACTCATGAAGACACTCatggaaaattacaagaaagCATGAACTTGTGAGTGTTAAGACCAGCTTATTGCATTGAACGTTTGTGAGTTATTTGTTCTTTCGAATTTCAGTTGTGTTTTACAAAGTGTAATTTGAAATACTTCAGCATTAAAGTTAAGTTGCTTCTCACGTTACAGCTGTTAGTACTCCTTTACTGTGTTTTTAGTCTGTAATTAAGCTTGTTAACTGTTTTAAAGAGTGCATATAGTATATGAAATCCGGCTAGCTTTATTGAAACTTTCAACGTTATTTTTTGCTTGTCTCATACtcagtttattatttgtttgtttgtttatttctattTTCACAAATTCAATAAGTGACTGAAGTGAAACTACGGGAGGAAAGGACCAGATCTGGTGCCAACATGTGCTGCACATTGATTTCTGGTTCTGGAAATACAAAATGGTATACcaacaaatgagaaaaaaaaaacagtgaattattaataaaaagATGCCATGTATGAACTCCCTTCTCTCCAATATACAAAtcagtttttgaaatttagtcCATGTTTCTGACAGACATTGCACTGAAAGATTTACAAGTGACAAGTCTGAGAAACCTGCTTCCTCCAATAcctatgcaaaataattatcaaGCCTTGGTGGAAGGAGATCAAAATAGGTTGAAGTCAGGTTTCCGTACAAGCATGTTACTGCATTTCGAAGTATTACAGAAACCACATACAGTTTCCCAACACAGTTAagaaaaagcttcaaattttttttgaagTCATTGAACTTAAAAGAATTAACCACATCCCCATAAAGCCACTCTACTGAGCTCCTAACAGCACTCATTGCAGCATTGTATTCTTCCATTTGAGGAGATAGAACACCATGCTT
This is a stretch of genomic DNA from Montipora foliosa isolate CH-2021 unplaced genomic scaffold, ASM3666993v2 scaffold_463, whole genome shotgun sequence. It encodes these proteins:
- the LOC137989518 gene encoding uncharacterized protein, whose translation is MEEKASGIEVEQSELEKLIEEILEREKNAKNELESKDREKKSKAEKEKASAEEVRKQAMERMAKRKGDDEENKEKKPKIRRSTADAIDYLREKSSNEREYRKEELEIRKREIQLQAEKQDQTQRQQQAMFSAMMAQIQQQQQQQQNMMSLMKTLMENYKKA